The segment TTTTTTCGCAGCGATTGGGGTGGAGGGAACAGGCTAATACGAGCCAATTGGAGTGTTTGTGTAGCTGTTGATACGGTTATAGACGGTTCTTTAGAGTCCAGTGATTGGAAACTATTGGTTCTGCTTTCTTGTGGGTTCAGCTGGAGAAAGTGGTATCTTTACGCAGGTTTTTCTGTCTTTGTCTTTTTTGCCTCCCATCGGTACCGCCCCTTTCTTTGATTGTTGACACTGGGCAGAGAGAACACAGTTTGAGAACAACCAAAGCACACGCTTGAAAAGACAGATAGGTTGTAGCAGAAGGCTACTTGTACAGTTTATTCCATATTTGCACCGCACATTCACACATACGCATACACATACAGATGTCATCACAGTCTAGGAAGTCGAATAATAGCCATAATAAGAAACTCGATCCCGAGGTGAAATTCAAGTTGGAGACGCTGACGGAGCTGTTTCCGGATTGGACCAACGACGATTTGATTGACTTGGTACATGAGTATGATGATCTAGAGACCATAATTGACAAGATCACTTCTGGCGCGGCCACGAAGTGGGACGAGGTAAAGAAGCCCACTAAGAAGGAGAGGCAGGATAGGAAACAGgagcagcaacagcagcaccagGCGGTGCTGGAGCAGGACAGCTCTTCGTCGCATCACCATAAccatcatcatcatcaccATACAAGGGCAGGTCCTGGTGCCGGCGGCAGACAGTCCGGCAGTAGTGGTAGCGCGAGGAGTAGAAGACAGCAGCATGGCAAGCACGGCGAGAGCTCGGAGGCCGCTAAGGCGCCTCCGGCAGTGGCCGCCGCcactgctgctgcggcCCGTGGCAAATCCGGTACCAATCAGACCGGTTCGTGGGCTAGTGTAGCATCGTCAGACCTCAAGAAACAGGTGCTGGAAGAAGTCGAgcccaagaagaaggaggaggagtCGAAACAGGAGGAACCAGAGTCGGTGGAGGCAGTTCCCGCAGCCAAGAAAAGCACCGCACCCGTCACAcagaagccaaagaaaatGTCATGGGCAGCCGTAGCGGCCCCAAAGCCAAAGGTTGTGCAAAAGAAGCCATCTCCTTTGAGCGACATCAAGGACTTGAAAAGAGAGGTGGAACTGATCGCAGACGGCGAATCGCCCGCAAAGGACGAGAGTATGGAGGTCAATGTGCAAGGTAGCGAGGATCAAAAAGTTGAGCAACCAAGTGAGCAGGAAGTTCCTCAAGAAGAGCCCGCCGAGGTAGCCGAACAAGATGTTACAAGGGAAAcggaggaagaggaacaTGCTCTAGAGGCACAGAGGGAAGAgtcgaaagagaaagagcaacAGGTTGTAGAGCCACAGGAGGAATCCGTGACCCAAATTCCTGCTGCTACTGTTCCGGAAATGTCCGCACAGGTGgaaactgctgaaaagcaagaagctgaagaatcgaCTGGATTGCGCTCCAAAGAACAAGAGAATGTCTACTACgagcagcaacaacaacaatATTTGGcacagcaacaacaacagcaacagcaacagcaacaacaacaacaacagcatCAACAGTATGCTCAGAAGCCAACTGTTCAGCAAACTACTCAACAAATTCCTCAACAGCAAGCACAACAATCCCAACCAGCAAGTCAACAACAAAGCAATGCCACCGCTGCTCAACAACAATATTATATGTACCAGAACCAATTCCCAGGCTACTCTTATCCTGCCATGTTTGACTCGCAAAACTACTATGGTCAACAACAGCAGTATAGTCAGCAGCCAGCTCAAAACGCAGCTCAAAGCGGAATGAGCGATGCTGGCGTTTCCAGCCAATATAGCATTCCTCAGGCCTATGGACAGGTGGCCGTCGGTAGTCCAGATATGGCCAGCGCTGGAACTGCCACTGCTTCGCCAGCTGCATCTCACACCCAGccacaacagcaacagccacAATACGGTCATTCCTTCATGCCATATTATGCACATTTCTACCAGCAATCCTTCCCATATGCCCAACCACAGTACGGCATGGCTGGCCAATACCCTTACCAAGTCCCAAAGGGGGGTTACAGCTACTACCCAGGTGGACAACAGACCCAGGATAAACAACATGTTCAGCAAAGCCCTGCTCAATCACCATCCCAACAAGGCGAGGACATTCAGCAACAAGCACAAGCATCACAACACCAATCGCAAAATGGACAAGCTTCTCAAACTACCCAAAATGGGCAGCAAC is part of the Torulaspora globosa chromosome 7, complete sequence genome and harbors:
- the DEF1 gene encoding DNA damage-responsive RNA polymerase-degradation factor DEF1 (ancestral locus Anc_2.586) — protein: MSSQSRKSNNSHNKKLDPEVKFKLETLTELFPDWTNDDLIDLVHEYDDLETIIDKITSGAATKWDEVKKPTKKERQDRKQEQQQQHQAVLEQDSSSSHHHNHHHHHHTRAGPGAGGRQSGSSGSARSRRQQHGKHGESSEAAKAPPAVAAATAAAARGKSGTNQTGSWASVASSDLKKQVLEEVEPKKKEEESKQEEPESVEAVPAAKKSTAPVTQKPKKMSWAAVAAPKPKVVQKKPSPLSDIKDLKREVELIADGESPAKDESMEVNVQGSEDQKVEQPSEQEVPQEEPAEVAEQDVTRETEEEEHALEAQREESKEKEQQVVEPQEESVTQIPAATVPEMSAQVETAEKQEAEESTGLRSKEQENVYYEQQQQQYLAQQQQQQQQQQQQQQQHQQYAQKPTVQQTTQQIPQQQAQQSQPASQQQSNATAAQQQYYMYQNQFPGYSYPAMFDSQNYYGQQQQYSQQPAQNAAQSGMSDAGVSSQYSIPQAYGQVAVGSPDMASAGTATASPAASHTQPQQQQPQYGHSFMPYYAHFYQQSFPYAQPQYGMAGQYPYQVPKGGYSYYPGGQQTQDKQHVQQSPAQSPSQQGEDIQQQAQASQHQSQNGQASQTTQNGQQPLNPQQVQFQQYYQFQQQQQAAAAAAAAAAAQQGLPYGYTGYDYTSQASRGFY